A stretch of the Actinoalloteichus fjordicus genome encodes the following:
- a CDS encoding alpha/beta fold hydrolase, which translates to MPVPSFGVPTLGGPTDGPISREGNDEVQLALFRDYQNNRPLYPLLHEFLRTSGVPVLAVWGRNDEIFGPEGAQAFACDAEDAEVRLINSGHFLLESHLDVVAGYLRGFLGRVLR; encoded by the coding sequence GTGCCCGTGCCGTCCTTCGGCGTCCCGACGCTCGGCGGCCCGACCGACGGGCCCATCTCCCGCGAAGGCAACGACGAGGTCCAGTTGGCGCTGTTCCGCGACTACCAGAACAATCGCCCGCTCTACCCGTTGCTGCACGAATTCCTCCGCACCAGCGGGGTTCCGGTGCTCGCCGTGTGGGGGCGCAACGACGAGATCTTCGGCCCGGAAGGCGCACAGGCCTTCGCTTGCGACGCCGAGGACGCGGAGGTGCGCTTGATCAACAGCGGGCACTTCCTGCTGGAGAGCCACCTGGACGTCGTCGCGGGTTACCTGCGCGGCTTCCTCGGGCGCGTGCTGCGCTAG